A genomic window from Populus nigra chromosome 7, ddPopNigr1.1, whole genome shotgun sequence includes:
- the LOC133699476 gene encoding V-type proton ATPase subunit B 2-like isoform X2, which yields MGLETNNHDMEEGTLEIGMEYRTVSGVAGPLVILEKVKGPKYQEIVNIRLGDGSTRRGQVLEVDGEKAVVQVFEGTSGIDNKFTTVQFTGEVLKTPVSLDMLGRIFNGSGKPIDNGPPILPEAYLDISGSSINPSERTYPEEMIQTGISTIDVMNSIARGQKIPLFSAAGLPHNEIAAQICRQAGLVKRLEKSDNLLEGGEEENFAIVFAAMGVNMETAQFFKRDFEENGSMERVTLFLNLANDPTIERIITPRIALTTAEYLAYECGKHVLVILTDMSSYADALREVSAAREEVPGRRGYPGYMYTDLATIYERAGRIEGRTGSITQIPILTMPNDDITHPTPDLTGYITEGQIYVDRQLQNRQIYPPINVLPSLSRLMKSAIGEGMTRKDHSDVSNQLYANYAIGKDVQAMKAVVGEEALSSEDLLYLEFLDKFERKFVAQGAYDTRNIFQSLDLAWTLLRIFPRELLHRIPAKTLDQFYSRDAAN from the exons AGTATAGAACTGTTTCTGGAGTTGCTGGACCTCTTGTTATACTTGAAAAAGTGAAG GGACCCAAATATCAAGAGATTGTTAATATTCGTTTGGGCGATGGATCAACCAGACGTGGTCAAGTCTTGGAAGTTGATGGGGAGAAAGCTGTTGTTCAG GTTTTTGAAGGAACCTCTGGCATTGACAACAAGTTTACAACTGTGCAATTTACTGGAGAG GTTTTGAAAACTCCAGTCTCCTTGGACATGCTTGGCCGCATTTTTAATGGTTCTGGGAAGCCTATTGATAATGGTCCTCCTATTTTGCCTGAAGCTTATTTGGATATATCTG GGAGTTCAATCAACCCTAGTGAAAGAACCTATCCTGAGGAGATGATTCAGACAGGGATTTCGACAATTGATGTCATGAATTCTATTGCTAGAGGACAGAAGATCCCTCTGTTTTCTGCCGCTGGTCTTCCCCATAATGAAATAGCTGCTCAAATATGTCGCCAAGCAGGTTTGGTAAAGCGATTGGAGAAGTCTGACAATCTTCTTGAG GGTGGGGAGGAGGAAAATTTTGCCATTGTATTTGCAGCTATGGGTGTAAACATGGAAACTGCACAATTTTTCAAACGTGATTTTGAGGAAAATGGGTCAATGGAAAGAGTGACCCTCTTTCTAAACTTG GCAAATGATCCTACAATTGAACGTATTATCACACCTCGTATTGCTCTTACAACTGCAGAATATTTGGCATATGAATGTGGGAAGCATGTTCTTGTCATATTAACTGATATGAGTTCTTATGCTGATGCTCTTCGTGAG GTGTCTGCTGCCCGAGAAGAAGTACCTGGAAGGCGTGGTTATCCGGGATATATGTACACTGATTTGGCAACAATATATGAGCGAGCTGGTCGTATTGAAGGAAGAACAGGCTCCATCACCCAAATTCCAATTTTAACTATGCCAAATGACG ATATAACTCATCCCACCCCTGATCTTACGGGATACATCACAGAGGGACAGATTTATGTTGACAGGCAGCTACAAAATAGGCAG ATTTATCCTCCCATCAACGTCCTCCCATCTTTGTCTCGTCTCATGAAG AGTGCCATTGGTGAGGGAATGACTCGCAAGGACCATTCTGATGTGTCCAACCAG CTGTATGCAAACTATGCTATTGGGAAGGATGTTCAGGCCATGAAAGCAGTGGTTGGAGAAGAAGCTCTTTCTTCTGAAGATCTG CTATATTTAGAGTTCTTGGACAAATTTGAGAGGAAATTCGTCGCTCAAGGAGCTTATGACACCCGCAACATCTTCCAGTCACTTGATTTGGCATGGACTCTGCTCCGCATCTTTCCCCGTGAGCTACTCCACCGTATACCTGCTAAGACCCTCGACCAGTTCTACAGCCGAGATGCAGCCAATTGA
- the LOC133699476 gene encoding V-type proton ATPase subunit B 2-like isoform X1 has protein sequence MLSSELIMGLETNNHDMEEGTLEIGMEYRTVSGVAGPLVILEKVKGPKYQEIVNIRLGDGSTRRGQVLEVDGEKAVVQVFEGTSGIDNKFTTVQFTGEVLKTPVSLDMLGRIFNGSGKPIDNGPPILPEAYLDISGSSINPSERTYPEEMIQTGISTIDVMNSIARGQKIPLFSAAGLPHNEIAAQICRQAGLVKRLEKSDNLLEGGEEENFAIVFAAMGVNMETAQFFKRDFEENGSMERVTLFLNLANDPTIERIITPRIALTTAEYLAYECGKHVLVILTDMSSYADALREVSAAREEVPGRRGYPGYMYTDLATIYERAGRIEGRTGSITQIPILTMPNDDITHPTPDLTGYITEGQIYVDRQLQNRQIYPPINVLPSLSRLMKSAIGEGMTRKDHSDVSNQLYANYAIGKDVQAMKAVVGEEALSSEDLLYLEFLDKFERKFVAQGAYDTRNIFQSLDLAWTLLRIFPRELLHRIPAKTLDQFYSRDAAN, from the exons AGTATAGAACTGTTTCTGGAGTTGCTGGACCTCTTGTTATACTTGAAAAAGTGAAG GGACCCAAATATCAAGAGATTGTTAATATTCGTTTGGGCGATGGATCAACCAGACGTGGTCAAGTCTTGGAAGTTGATGGGGAGAAAGCTGTTGTTCAG GTTTTTGAAGGAACCTCTGGCATTGACAACAAGTTTACAACTGTGCAATTTACTGGAGAG GTTTTGAAAACTCCAGTCTCCTTGGACATGCTTGGCCGCATTTTTAATGGTTCTGGGAAGCCTATTGATAATGGTCCTCCTATTTTGCCTGAAGCTTATTTGGATATATCTG GGAGTTCAATCAACCCTAGTGAAAGAACCTATCCTGAGGAGATGATTCAGACAGGGATTTCGACAATTGATGTCATGAATTCTATTGCTAGAGGACAGAAGATCCCTCTGTTTTCTGCCGCTGGTCTTCCCCATAATGAAATAGCTGCTCAAATATGTCGCCAAGCAGGTTTGGTAAAGCGATTGGAGAAGTCTGACAATCTTCTTGAG GGTGGGGAGGAGGAAAATTTTGCCATTGTATTTGCAGCTATGGGTGTAAACATGGAAACTGCACAATTTTTCAAACGTGATTTTGAGGAAAATGGGTCAATGGAAAGAGTGACCCTCTTTCTAAACTTG GCAAATGATCCTACAATTGAACGTATTATCACACCTCGTATTGCTCTTACAACTGCAGAATATTTGGCATATGAATGTGGGAAGCATGTTCTTGTCATATTAACTGATATGAGTTCTTATGCTGATGCTCTTCGTGAG GTGTCTGCTGCCCGAGAAGAAGTACCTGGAAGGCGTGGTTATCCGGGATATATGTACACTGATTTGGCAACAATATATGAGCGAGCTGGTCGTATTGAAGGAAGAACAGGCTCCATCACCCAAATTCCAATTTTAACTATGCCAAATGACG ATATAACTCATCCCACCCCTGATCTTACGGGATACATCACAGAGGGACAGATTTATGTTGACAGGCAGCTACAAAATAGGCAG ATTTATCCTCCCATCAACGTCCTCCCATCTTTGTCTCGTCTCATGAAG AGTGCCATTGGTGAGGGAATGACTCGCAAGGACCATTCTGATGTGTCCAACCAG CTGTATGCAAACTATGCTATTGGGAAGGATGTTCAGGCCATGAAAGCAGTGGTTGGAGAAGAAGCTCTTTCTTCTGAAGATCTG CTATATTTAGAGTTCTTGGACAAATTTGAGAGGAAATTCGTCGCTCAAGGAGCTTATGACACCCGCAACATCTTCCAGTCACTTGATTTGGCATGGACTCTGCTCCGCATCTTTCCCCGTGAGCTACTCCACCGTATACCTGCTAAGACCCTCGACCAGTTCTACAGCCGAGATGCAGCCAATTGA